A stretch of the Nicotiana tabacum cultivar K326 chromosome 6, ASM71507v2, whole genome shotgun sequence genome encodes the following:
- the LOC107790474 gene encoding uncharacterized protein LOC107790474: MKYLLEITANLTHIVEMTPEDGVDDPNMPYFFRLKCENCDIVSKEQCVYPSEVVYHKRKRVNHVIKCKGCKRVGTVKLVPGSESVFTAAAAAGGIYMPLMMFECEGLVPQQYAFNGGWKLTTDTGEDIMVNLVNGYFAGSEDEYGDNQPVVANVRGRFTPQ, translated from the exons ATGAAGTATCTTCTTGAAATCACAGCTAACTTGACCCACATTGTCGAAATGACTCCTGAAGATGGAGTTGATGATCCAAACATGCCGTATTTCTTTCGG CTCAAATGTGAGAACTGTGACATTGTATCGAAAGAACAGTGTGTGTACCCCAGCGAAGTTGTGTACCATAAACGTAAGAGAGTAAACCACGTTATAAAG TGCAAGGGGTGTAAAAGAGTAGGAACAGTTAAGTTGGTTCCTGGTTCTGAATCCGTATTTACTGCCGCAGCTGCAGCGGGAGGAATTTATATGCCTCTAATGATGTTTGAATGCGAGGGGCTGGTTCCCCAACAATACGCCTTCAATGGAGGCTGGAAGCTCACCACT GATACCGGGGAGGATATCATGGTGAACTTAGTGAACGGCTACTTTGCGGGTAGCGAAGATGAATATGGTGATAATCAGCCTGTTGTGGCGAACGTCAGGGGAAGGTTTACACCTCAGTGA
- the LOC107790465 gene encoding putative F-box/FBD/LRR-repeat protein At4g03220: MEEIVDGEDRISELPIQIIHDILRRIRRHQYGLKEEARICILSKTWSSIWRSRPEVIIDQSIHKSFRNSTEKFVDDSLRSHVEQNLRIEMLRLINLRLPELASHIDRWLNLAIKHNVRSLEISLACNFSYSIPDAIYGAKTLTELSLNKCNFEINNSNSTTTNKLQGIFSTCRDLKIGRCTGIQNLHVFGLVNLEKLELSMCKKLEKVEIWAPNLRQFVFVGALWTSTRGHLNHNRCLVKLIF, encoded by the coding sequence ATGGAGGAAATAGTTGATGGAGAGGACAGAATATCAGAGTTGCCAATACAAATAATTCATGACATCTTACGTCGGATTCGTCGTCATCAATATGGGCTAAAAGAAGAAGCTCGAATTTGCATCTTGTCTAAGACATGGAGTTCAATTTGGAGATCGCGGCCTGAAGTAATAATCGATCAATCCATCCACAAAAGTTTCAGGAATTCCACGGAGAAATTCGTTGATGATTCCTTGCGGTCCCATGTGGAGCAAAACTTAAGAATCGAAATGCTCCGCCTCATAAATCTTCGTCTTCCAGAATTGGCGTCTCATATTGATCGCTGGTTGAACTTGGCAATTAAACATAATGTCAGATCTCTAGAAATTTCTCTAGCATGTAATTTTAGCTACTCCATACCTGATGCTATTTATGGAGCTAAGACGCTGACTGAATTATCGCTAAACAAGTGCAACTTTGAAATTAATAATAGCAACAGTACTACCACTAATAAATTGCAAGGAATATTTAGTACATGCAGGGACCTAAAAATAGGGCGTTGCACAGGGATCCAGAATTTGCATGTTTTCGGCCTAGTAAATCTGGAGAAATTGGAGCTAAGTATGTGTAAGAAACTCGAAAAGGTGGAAATCTGGGCTCCAAATCTTCGACAATTTGTCTTTGTTGGCGCCCTTTGGACGAGCACTCGGGGACATTTGAACCACAACCGTTGCCTTGTAAAATTGATATTTTAG